The segment GAGTTCCCTCCGACCCGTCAGGCTCTGTGACTCTGCACCAGTGGCAGCAGTTGGCCAAACCCAACCTGGGAGGCATCCTGCATCCACGTCCAGGCGTCCTGACTAAAGACTTCAGGGAGCTCGAGGTCGACTTACAGCACGTCTACAGTCTGAAcgacctggaggaggacgagccTGACCTGTCTGGAGCACATGGCATGGGTAGGAGACACACTGACCTCATGCCACACACTTCCAGTAGCGTCgtccttttcttcctctaaaaTCCACGttacctctttttttctctcctcggtGTTACTCCTGTTAGCAGCTTCATTAGGTCTTGTAGGTCCTCATTGAATATAACTTTTAGTTTAATGTGCGTTTTTCTCCGTCCGTGATCTTGCagtctctccacctggtcccaAACTCCCTCAGACCTCTCCCATTAAAACCTGCCAGGTCCTGCAACCCTCCCTTCTCATCCCATCCTTATCCACTAGGTAAGAATGTACATGTTGTGTTTTAGCAGGCTGTTTGTGTTTACTGATATTGTTGTGATGTACATGAGTTACTGCAAACTCCTGTAAAAAGTTGGTTCATTTATCCACAAGTTAGGATGTTCCAGATTTCTTGTCTTCCGTgatctttttctctcttaatCTTCGACTCTTTACGCTTTACAGTGGAAGAAAACGTCTGTCGAGGCTCTTCCTCCAACTCTAGTAGGCTCCTTCGGGGCAAAGTAAGAGTCGAGGGTTATGGATACATTATGAATGCTGGATTTTATTGTTAATGACAGAGGCACGGGACTAATGTTCGTTAACCAAGTGACACCCTGGTTAATCACTTCAGAAGAGGATCGTAGAGATATTGTACATTCGCTGTGACCCAACTGAAAAGATCATCACAACTAAAGGGGGAATCCTGCATTGTGCTTCAGTCCCCTCCTAACCACACTAACTTGTTTGTACTCCGCCACACACTCTCGGTTTGCTATGTTTTATGTCTCTTGACCTTTCTAGGTTTTCATCTTGGCAAACCACCAGATCCTGTTTTATCTCTGCTGCCCCATCAACATCTTGTTCATTCATCTTGAGCAGAAATGATGACACTAACAAATTAACCAACTCTAActgtttcattgttgttttccaTTATTTGTAAATGAGCTTGCATGTTCGTTTGAGAAGAAACctctttgttttattctattttgtgtttttatttttaatagttGTATTTTCTTTCCATTAGCAGCCTGCAGTCTTTCGGCCTGCCATCTTGTCGGAACTGTGAGCTCATGAACACTTCATCGCCATCCAACCAGTGGCCCTTTGGCCAAGAAGGCCgggcccccaccacccccacctcaAATGTAAACACTTCCTCACTGGGTCTTGTGCAGCTGCTTCAAGAGCGCGGCATCTCAGCCTCTGCTGTTCCACACGACCACCTGCACCACAACCGTAGTAATAAACATTCaccctccaaaataaaagacaattgTGGGGTCTCCCCACTGGAAAAAGAGGGTCGACGGTACATTTTCAGTTTAAACTTGGTTGAGAAGCTTCAAGGTCTGGGGCTGCACAGAGTGGCAGCCTGGGGTATGAAGCGCCGCGTGGAAGAGAGAAGCGGTCGGACATCCTCCGAAAGTGTGATGAGGACATTTCATCCGTCCGTGGTGACTTGACCTCCAACCATGTGATCCATCCTGTGCAGTACAGGGCCCCACAGCTCCGCTGTCTTGGAAGCATACGCCACAGAATGTGCTAGAGCCATCTTTAAGTTGGTAGTGGCcagtgatgttctttttttaagtcagtaggtgtgtgtttttgtgtgcgtgagtgaCATCTTCATCTTATGAAAACCACCTAATTATCAACAGTTTGTTAGACtttttacacaaaaaagaaacattttttttaccgtGTTACCTTTCTCACATTTGcttgtttagaaaaaaaacaatcctgcaGTTTCCCAAGCGGAACATCACTTATGTGTATataaaaatgttgtcttttaggggaaaaaagagaCTACTAAGTAAATTATTGTTAGTTGGAACCACAAACTGAACCTATGCTGTCACACTGAAGAACTTTCAAATGCACTAAAACGCACTCTGGTCTTGCTGCTTATTAGCTGCTAAATTGAGATTATCATTTTGTAAATAAGATGGTCAGTTATACGAAGTGAAACACTTGAGACGTTGATCTAGGAGCACAGCACGATGCGTGACTAAATGCGGATGGCATTGACATCCTGCAGCTGTCTACCCTGAAGATCCCCTCTTTCAGGGAAAACAGGGGGTTTGGgctgtatttctgtattttgcccTCATTGGTTTTCCATGTTGCATCAAGAAGATGAATAGGCTTTTTACAAGTCATATGTAAATTTACTGCACTGTTTTCACTGAAAATCATGCTTGTATAAAATCTGCTGAATTTTACTTCAATCAGGAGTTTTTCAATTGCTGGGAggttaattaaatcaaaatagtTTTAGACATGCAAAGTGAGTCTGCATTCATGCACGAGCAGAAGAGGTCCTAATTATTTAAACAGCATGTTTCCTTGAAATTTGTTGAGCCAATCAACTGTAGCAAAAAGGCATAGGATACTGTGGATTAAAAAGGGAATATGTCATAAACACAGGTTTCCTCATTTGTGTTTTGACTTAAATCAACCAAACAACTGTTTCTCTGCACCGCTGTTTGCTCTGTTCTGTGTTTAAATTGTACCACCTGTCAATAAAACGTTGCATTTCCATCCAGCACAgtcttacatttattttatttccctcatggcagcgaagaagaagaatattACTACCGTGATGGTTCtgcaaaatagttttatttatAAAGTACACATGGGAGGAACATGGGCTTTCAATAAAACGTGAGCAAAAAGCAGGAATCCTGAGCTCTCAGGTCGCTGTGACTCATTCTGCGTCCCGGCGTCCAAAGTCCACCCAGCCCTGGTAGTCCCGATCTGACATGCACTCCGAGTTCCTCATCTCTGTGAACAAACCATTCCTATGAacatgaagcacacacacaagtgttcaGCACACAGATCTGAGCGTCTCCTTGGATCCCTGCCGACTCAAATCACTCATTGCACTTTCGCGTCAACAATCATAGCCTTTTCACACGCCAACCCACATCATACCTGAGATTGCttgcattatttgttttgtcatAATCTCCCGTTCGTCCTCCGATAGGTGTGCCCGTCTCTCCGTCCGTGCCAAAGGGGCCCGAGGCACCGCCTCCATTCCGCCTGCCGAGCCTCTCGCCGTCTCCGTCTTGGCTAGAAGCTGCCGCAGTAGATGAGTGTCTGTGGCGTCTCCGGCTGCAGAGGGTGGCAGCAGTGCAACCAGCAGTGCAAACACCACAATAACTTTCCTTGACATGACTTTGaaaaaggagacaaaaacaGTTCTATTTAATTGAAGGGACAAAATAATTCTGTAACAGAACAATAAAGAAGTTACCTGTTACCTGTGAAAACTTTTTCAACCACGTGTACAACAAAATCCAACAAGTGTTTTGCTTCTGGTCCAAAAGGAGCCGATCGTCTCCTTTTATACCACAAGTATGGTGTCCACGATTGATTTGTAGACAGATGCATTGGGAGGATGTGCGTAGAGGAAACCATCCACCACGACTTCCACAAATCCATTATCATGCTTTTCACTCTCCTGGGAAGGTCTAATTTGCACTGCAATAACAGTAAAACGAGTCAATGTGTTTACAGAAAAAATCCAATGCTCCCATAGCTCTATTTTTTTGTTACCTACATAGGATCCGATGTTAACATGTAGTCGCTGAAAACGTGTTTCTGGTGTTCTTACCTAGCTTCCTTTTTTAAGATATTTTTGGTCTAAACATTTATAGTTAATTTTATTCCAACTGTTGGAAGGAAAGAcagacaaatgtattatttactaTTCTTATGTATCATCTAAGTGCCTAATTTTCTGTATGGGCTGTCGAcagatgtttttacatttcattttacgTAACGCTGGATGATGTGTTtcaaaattgacaaaaaaaagtagtatGTAGGATCTATTGATTTCTCGGCGGTATTGATTCCCATCACCGTGTCACGTTGTGGCCTGGACTTTCCAGATGACGTACACTCGACCCTTTTAGTGAAAAAACTACAAGGCGCGTTTACAGGCTTCACTCGGTTATTGTGTTTGCAAACAAAACCTCGGGATGTAAATCTAAGCAGCCTTACAGTAAATTAAACTGAGATATCATCCTATTTAGTATACTAAATAGTTGGAAAGGGGTTTGTGAACGTTGTTAGATATCAGTCAATATTTCTAATAATCCAATCCAATAAACATTTACTAGTCTTGTATCTGGCATTAATGCACGCAGTGCACCGGCGGAACACACCTACTGAAATATGATAGACAAATAACACATACTTGAAACACCTCGTGCCTTTGACTTGATCCCAAGATTGGACTCCACGTTGTGAGGCGTGGCTGCAGCAGATACTCATCACGGTAAAAGGTTATGCTGAATAAATTACTTAGTGAGAATACATTCTTGGCCGTGTAATAGTGTCAGTCAGACCacaatttaatcattttaggtGCTACTTTGGGCTGCTAAGCTCTCTGGCATGACTTTAGTTAAAAAGAAATTACATGTTTTTCATTCTAAGTTGGAAAATCCACAATATTGCCCTCAAAAGTGAAATGGATTAAATGAATACACATAACCTACTGAGCATGTGATAAATCCTTGTTAATCATACAGATGTATAATTTATATTTGCCTAACTTAGTGTCATTTTAACTGGTATCGTAGTTGTATTTGTAATGGAGTGTTTTTTACCGTAATGGTTTGTAATGaatgtgaaagtaacaaaagtcaTTAAATAGTGCTGTGCAAAGTGTCACCTGTTACTTCAACCGAGAGGGCGTGGGCAACAGCAGATTAAATAGTTTTTCAGATTCTCATGTCAAACTGTTCAGATCATTTCCTTCTCACCTGATG is part of the Pungitius pungitius chromosome 9, fPunPun2.1, whole genome shotgun sequence genome and harbors:
- the LOC119218135 gene encoding gastrin/cholecystokinin-like peptide, yielding MSRKVIVVFALLVALLPPSAAGDATDTHLLRQLLAKTETARGSAGGMEAVPRAPLARTERRAHLSEDEREIMTKQIMQAISEMRNSECMSDRDYQGWVDFGRRDAE